A section of the Halocalculus aciditolerans genome encodes:
- a CDS encoding PAS domain-containing sensor histidine kinase has protein sequence MSEMGGSVGGACPDGVTRDAALGHVRAATELLDGESYHLDGDGRVIAVNERALDTLGRREASVVGEQLSAFLGDGDGRRLRDALADESRGEETLRVTMEAASGDVERDLRVVGVAGGEASETAGAVVVGESVESTATQCGGERGRDVTLAKYETIAETIDDGIYVVDAEDRYTMVNDAFASMTGYDRETLLGSHASRVVTEDTIEEGRALRESMADDETANATLETTIEVADGEEIPVEATFATISTGEGEERVGVVRDISQRLEQRRKVEESERRYRTLVEHFPNGAVAMFDEDLRYTAAGGQLLDEAGVDPADRVGMRVTDLYPPDVVEAVEEHFYKALNGEASTFEVTYAGHDMFDQVLPVRDADGNVTSGMLVVQDVTERREYQRDLERRARQQAVVAELGQTALETDDLDALMADAAHAVADVLDTDYCKVLDLDEESRELLLRQGVGWDDGIVQEAAVDADENSQAGYTLLSEEPVVVDDLDAETRFDGPDLLVDHDVTSGVSTIIGSVDDPWGILGTHDTDAQEFTEEDVNFVQSVANVLANAIERERYNAELETLVDELEESNHRLEQFAYAASHDLQEPLRMVSSYLSLIESRYEDELDEDGEEFLAFAVDGAERMREMIDALLRYSRVETRGDAFEPVDLDGVFADVRADLGMRIEESDADVTAETLPRVEGDEDQLRQVFQNLLDNALEYNDDAPTVRVSSRREGEMWRLAVRDDGIGIDPERADSVFEVFQRLHTRDEHEGTGIGLALCQRIVERHGGEITVDSTPGEGSTFEFTLPAAGAEVADE, from the coding sequence ATGAGTGAAATGGGGGGTTCCGTCGGGGGTGCGTGTCCCGACGGCGTGACCCGGGACGCGGCGCTCGGTCACGTCCGCGCGGCGACCGAGCTGCTCGACGGGGAGAGCTATCACCTCGACGGAGACGGTCGAGTCATCGCGGTGAACGAGCGCGCGCTCGACACGCTCGGGCGGCGGGAAGCGTCGGTCGTCGGCGAGCAGCTCTCCGCGTTCCTCGGAGACGGGGACGGACGACGACTGCGCGACGCGCTCGCGGATGAATCGCGCGGCGAGGAGACGCTTCGCGTCACGATGGAGGCGGCGTCCGGTGACGTCGAGCGCGACCTCCGCGTCGTGGGCGTCGCCGGCGGCGAAGCGAGCGAGACGGCGGGAGCGGTCGTCGTCGGGGAATCGGTCGAGTCGACGGCGACGCAGTGTGGGGGTGAGCGGGGGCGTGACGTGACGCTGGCGAAGTACGAGACCATCGCCGAAACCATCGACGATGGCATCTACGTCGTCGACGCTGAGGACCGGTACACGATGGTGAACGACGCGTTCGCGTCGATGACCGGGTACGACCGCGAGACCTTGCTCGGGTCGCACGCGTCGCGCGTCGTCACGGAGGACACCATCGAGGAGGGGCGTGCGCTCCGGGAGTCGATGGCGGACGACGAAACGGCGAACGCGACGCTGGAGACGACCATCGAGGTCGCCGACGGCGAGGAGATCCCCGTGGAGGCGACGTTCGCGACGATCTCGACGGGCGAGGGCGAGGAGCGCGTCGGCGTCGTCCGCGACATCTCACAGCGCCTCGAACAGCGCCGAAAGGTCGAGGAGAGCGAGCGGCGCTACCGGACGCTCGTCGAGCACTTCCCGAACGGCGCGGTCGCGATGTTCGACGAGGACCTCCGATACACGGCGGCCGGCGGGCAGCTGCTCGACGAGGCGGGCGTCGACCCCGCCGACCGCGTCGGGATGCGCGTCACGGACCTCTACCCGCCGGACGTCGTCGAGGCGGTCGAGGAACACTTCTACAAGGCGCTGAACGGCGAGGCGTCGACGTTCGAAGTCACGTACGCGGGCCACGATATGTTCGATCAGGTGCTCCCCGTTCGGGACGCGGACGGGAACGTGACGAGCGGGATGCTCGTCGTGCAGGACGTGACGGAGCGCCGCGAGTACCAGCGCGACCTCGAACGGCGCGCGCGCCAGCAGGCCGTCGTCGCGGAGCTCGGGCAGACCGCGCTGGAAACCGACGACCTCGACGCCCTGATGGCGGACGCGGCGCACGCGGTCGCGGACGTCCTCGACACCGACTACTGCAAGGTCCTCGACCTCGACGAGGAGTCGCGCGAACTCCTCCTGCGGCAGGGCGTCGGGTGGGACGACGGCATCGTGCAGGAAGCCGCCGTCGACGCGGACGAGAACTCGCAGGCCGGCTACACCCTCCTCTCCGAGGAGCCCGTCGTCGTGGACGACCTCGACGCGGAGACGCGGTTCGACGGCCCCGACTTGCTCGTCGACCACGACGTGACGAGCGGCGTCAGCACGATTATCGGCTCCGTCGACGACCCGTGGGGGATTCTGGGAACGCACGACACCGACGCTCAGGAGTTCACCGAGGAGGACGTGAACTTCGTGCAGAGCGTCGCGAACGTCCTCGCGAACGCCATCGAGCGCGAGCGATACAACGCGGAACTCGAGACGCTCGTCGACGAGCTCGAAGAGTCGAACCACCGCCTCGAACAGTTCGCGTACGCGGCGTCACACGACTTACAGGAGCCGCTGCGGATGGTGTCGAGCTACCTCTCGCTCATCGAGAGCCGCTACGAGGACGAGCTCGACGAGGACGGCGAGGAGTTCCTCGCGTTCGCCGTCGACGGCGCGGAACGCATGCGGGAGATGATCGACGCGCTCCTCCGGTACTCGCGGGTGGAGACGCGCGGCGACGCCTTCGAACCCGTCGACCTCGACGGCGTCTTCGCGGACGTGCGCGCCGACCTCGGGATGCGAATCGAGGAGTCGGACGCCGACGTGACCGCGGAGACGCTCCCGCGCGTCGAGGGCGACGAGGACCAGCTCCGGCAGGTCTTCCAGAACCTCCTCGACAACGCGCTCGAGTACAACGACGACGCGCCGACCGTCCGCGTCTCGTCGCGCCGAGAGGGAGAGATGTGGCGGCTCGCGGTCCGCGACGACGGCATCGGCATCGACCCGGAGCGCGCCGACAGCGTCTTCGAGGTCTTCCAGCGCCTCCACACCCGCGACGAACACGAGGGGACGGGAATCGGGCTCGCGCTCTGCCAGCGAATCGTCGAGCGCCACGGCGGTGAGATAACCGTCGACTCGACGCCCGGCGAGGGCTCGACGTTCGAGTTCACGCTGCCCGCCGCGGGCGCGGAGGTGGCCGATGAGTGA
- a CDS encoding Fic family protein has translation MRPQYSTNSGSGHLSYCSCAVSSRFWASARSSTHWFPTDESEQTLREEVDDTLSRGSATGLGCALGYPGARVAAPRLKFKRLLEDIPEANTDDEAYQSAALLLRNITTSHYFEDGNKRTAWLTMQTYLDGKGLEPAERGERAERVMRRIRRFSPSELADWLETGEIDEDRLTP, from the coding sequence TTGCGGCCGCAATACTCGACCAACTCGGGTTCGGGACATCTCTCGTACTGCTCGTGCGCGGTCTCGTCACGGTTTTGGGCCTCTGCACGATCCTCTACGCACTGGTTTCCGACCGATGAATCGGAACAAACCCTTCGGGAAGAAGTCGATGACACCCTCTCGCGTGGGTCAGCTACTGGACTCGGATGTGCGTTAGGTTATCCCGGAGCTCGCGTCGCAGCGCCGCGCCTGAAGTTCAAACGCCTCCTCGAAGACATCCCCGAAGCGAACACTGACGACGAGGCGTACCAGTCCGCGGCCCTCCTCCTGCGGAACATCACGACGTCGCACTACTTCGAGGACGGGAACAAACGGACGGCGTGGCTGACGATGCAGACCTACCTCGACGGGAAGGGCTTGGAGCCGGCGGAGCGGGGTGAGCGTGCGGAACGCGTGATGCGACGCATCCGCAGGTTCAGTCCGTCCGAGCTCGCGGACTGGTTGGAAACGGGCGAGATCGACGAGGATCGTCTCACACCGTGA
- a CDS encoding DUF7847 domain-containing protein, translating to MGVLQALRRTPGALKRAPGLLVPQLIVFALLVPQMLLQSAYPLASTLYSLGFSVVFLLVMPFIQGGMFGMADEALTARSSLSRFVTDGRANYLQLLVAYVLLLVVNSVIGAVGVAAGFGALLAHGSIGMVFIGLVAISALVYLSVAFFIQFYGQAIVIDDLGAVDGLKHSYAVVRRNLVSTLGYSVFVGILGGVAGGVFTIASMLVSPQSTTVLSLPQLSVVATVGVALLIVIFGALFGGFFTVYSVAFYRTIGSEVIDGS from the coding sequence ATGGGAGTCCTCCAAGCTCTCCGACGTACACCGGGTGCGCTCAAGCGTGCTCCGGGTCTGTTGGTCCCACAACTGATCGTGTTCGCGTTGCTAGTCCCCCAGATGCTGTTGCAGTCGGCGTACCCACTCGCCTCGACGCTCTACTCACTGGGGTTCTCCGTGGTCTTCCTCCTCGTGATGCCCTTCATTCAGGGAGGCATGTTCGGCATGGCCGATGAGGCGCTCACCGCTCGCAGTTCGCTGTCCCGTTTCGTCACCGATGGAAGGGCCAACTACCTGCAGTTACTCGTCGCCTACGTACTCTTGCTCGTCGTCAACAGTGTCATCGGTGCGGTCGGAGTCGCGGCCGGCTTCGGCGCGCTCTTGGCTCACGGCTCCATCGGGATGGTGTTCATCGGCCTCGTGGCCATCTCGGCGCTCGTGTATCTCTCCGTGGCGTTCTTCATCCAGTTCTACGGCCAAGCGATCGTCATCGACGACCTCGGTGCCGTCGACGGACTCAAACACAGTTACGCTGTCGTCCGCCGCAATCTCGTGAGTACGCTCGGGTATTCGGTGTTCGTCGGGATCCTCGGCGGCGTCGCCGGCGGCGTGTTCACCATCGCATCGATGCTCGTCTCCCCCCAGTCCACTACGGTGCTTTCGCTCCCTCAGCTCTCGGTGGTCGCCACCGTCGGCGTCGCACTCCTCATCGTTATCTTCGGTGCGCTGTTCGGCGGATTCTTCACCGTTTACTCGGTCGCATTCTATCGAACAATCGGCTCAGAAGTCATCGATGGTTCTTGA
- a CDS encoding LLM class flavin-dependent oxidoreductase → MELSVVDLSPVPADGTATEAYANTVDRAKHAESLGYDRFWVAEHHGIPSVLAGTTPEVLLGHLAAETDDIRLGSGAVLLNHYQPFKVAEIFGSLDGLAPGRIDAGLGRANGSPAVDSALGTERYVEDPDADHREKLEAVVSHLYDDFPADHAYADLEIPRSDDGPAEPWVLGSSPSSAALAAELGLPYCFAAFIRPQFAADSLDTYHERFEPSALAGGVDEPRTMVALNAIAGETDEDAARLRAVAEASFQRMARGRVGTRPGVEEAVAELGGVPEPTPETLDEDAWPRAISGGPDTIAGLLDQLADRVDADELMIQHVAPDHETAKRSHERIADAVGITR, encoded by the coding sequence ATGGAGCTCTCCGTCGTCGACTTATCGCCCGTGCCCGCCGACGGCACCGCGACCGAGGCGTACGCGAACACCGTCGACCGCGCGAAACACGCCGAGTCACTCGGCTACGACCGGTTCTGGGTCGCCGAACACCACGGAATTCCGAGCGTTCTCGCCGGCACGACGCCCGAGGTCTTGCTCGGCCACCTCGCCGCCGAAACCGACGATATCCGCCTCGGCTCCGGCGCGGTCCTCCTCAACCACTACCAGCCGTTCAAGGTCGCCGAGATATTCGGGTCGCTCGACGGGCTCGCGCCCGGCCGCATCGACGCGGGGCTCGGGCGCGCGAACGGCTCGCCCGCCGTCGACAGCGCGCTCGGCACTGAGCGGTACGTCGAGGACCCGGACGCCGACCACCGGGAGAAACTCGAAGCCGTCGTCTCCCACCTCTACGACGACTTCCCCGCCGACCACGCCTACGCCGACCTCGAAATCCCGCGCTCCGACGACGGCCCCGCGGAGCCGTGGGTGCTCGGCTCCAGTCCGTCGAGCGCGGCGCTCGCGGCCGAACTCGGCCTCCCCTACTGTTTCGCCGCGTTCATCCGCCCGCAGTTCGCCGCCGATTCCCTCGACACCTACCACGAGCGCTTCGAGCCGTCCGCCCTCGCCGGCGGCGTCGACGAACCACGGACGATGGTGGCGTTGAACGCCATCGCCGGGGAGACCGACGAAGACGCCGCGCGCCTCCGCGCGGTCGCCGAAGCCTCCTTCCAGCGCATGGCGCGCGGGCGAGTCGGCACCCGCCCCGGGGTCGAGGAAGCCGTCGCGGAACTCGGCGGCGTCCCCGAGCCGACGCCCGAGACGCTCGACGAGGACGCGTGGCCGCGCGCGATCTCCGGCGGCCCCGACACCATCGCCGGCCTCCTCGACCAGCTCGCCGACCGCGTCGACGCCGACGAGCTCATGATTCAACACGTCGCCCCCGACCACGAGACCGCGAAGCGCTCGCACGAACGCATCGCCGACGCCGTCGGCATCACGCGGTAG
- a CDS encoding response regulator, giving the protein MSDAPPGRGQPADILLVEDNPGDVRLTEEAFREARINNELHVVRDGEAALDFLHQRDDYVDSPRPSLVLLDLNLPRVSGMDVLEEAKTDPSLRSIPIVILTSSEAEEDVVESYENHSNAYLTKPIDPDDFVALVRKFEDFWLTLVELPPEPDEP; this is encoded by the coding sequence ATGAGTGACGCGCCGCCCGGGCGCGGCCAGCCGGCCGACATCCTCCTCGTCGAGGACAACCCCGGCGACGTCCGCCTGACCGAGGAGGCGTTCCGGGAAGCCCGCATCAACAACGAGCTCCACGTCGTCCGCGACGGCGAGGCGGCGCTCGACTTCCTCCACCAGCGCGACGACTACGTGGACTCTCCGCGGCCGAGCCTCGTGCTCCTCGACCTCAACCTCCCGCGCGTGAGCGGGATGGACGTCCTCGAAGAAGCGAAGACGGACCCGTCGCTTCGCTCCATCCCCATCGTCATTCTCACGAGCTCCGAAGCGGAAGAGGACGTCGTGGAGAGCTACGAGAACCACTCGAACGCCTACCTGACGAAGCCGATCGACCCCGACGATTTCGTCGCGCTCGTCCGGAAGTTCGAGGACTTCTGGCTCACGCTCGTCGAACTCCCGCCCGAACCGGACGAGCCATGA
- a CDS encoding FAD-dependent oxidoreductase, with product MVDVAVVGGGPAGLSAAQFAAKNDLETVVFDTDETWMHKAHLFNYPGVRSIDGMDFVSVAQNQADARGADLHEDEEVTSVEETENGFALTTEDGEYEADYVVLATGGNRELAEGLDLAFTDEDVVDVNLDMETSVEGVYATGAMCRDTKWQAAIAVGDGAAAVLDILSKEKGEYYHDFDMPSDVPEL from the coding sequence ATGGTTGATGTTGCAGTCGTCGGCGGGGGTCCCGCCGGCCTGAGCGCGGCACAGTTCGCGGCGAAGAACGACCTGGAGACGGTCGTCTTCGACACCGACGAGACGTGGATGCACAAGGCGCACCTCTTCAACTACCCCGGTGTTCGCTCCATCGACGGGATGGACTTCGTGAGCGTCGCGCAGAACCAGGCCGACGCGCGCGGTGCGGACCTCCACGAGGACGAGGAGGTCACGAGCGTCGAGGAGACGGAGAACGGCTTCGCTCTCACGACCGAGGACGGCGAGTACGAGGCGGACTACGTCGTGCTCGCGACGGGCGGGAACCGCGAGCTCGCGGAGGGCCTCGACCTCGCGTTCACCGACGAGGACGTCGTCGACGTGAACCTCGACATGGAGACGTCCGTCGAGGGCGTCTACGCGACCGGCGCGATGTGCCGCGACACGAAGTGGCAGGCCGCCATCGCGGTCGGCGACGGCGCGGCCGCCGTCCTCGACATCCTCTCGAAGGAGAAAGGCGAGTACTACCACGACTTCGACATGCCGAGCGACGTCCCGGAGCTCTAA
- a CDS encoding bacterio-opsin activator domain-containing protein, with amino-acid sequence MTGERPRMLLIEDNPGDARYIRELLREAMAFTERSFDLAAGEHTTGTPPGADAEAESDRVSDADATAANSSTYVEGERRGDQLPLVHETRLDDGLDRLDAEPPDVVLLDLDLPDSTGLDTLRAVTDRDELVPVVVLTGLRDREVGIDALREGAGEYLVKDEINADLLIRSVSHAIERKAHEREQRRYRTLIKESTDANAILAPDGRIKYITPSAERVLGYSPDTLVGENALDYIHPDDHQTVRGEFGALADTDRGETEFEFRFRHADGSWIYLGSRARNLLGEPAIDGLVVYTHDVTERRERTRRLEQQRQRLAALNELNDVVHSVTTAVVERSTRDEIEQTACDRLVAADSYDFAWVCERDSRDGGLTVRATTDDTVRTDTVDLDTDHPDADHSDADHSDGEHPIERAFRTGAIQTAHGAVADPRPDLSADATPFQSAAALPLVHEDTVFAVLSVHTARGDAFEREERDVVAHLGETVGHAIAAADRKRALLGDSLVELDLRLDEPATADAGITDTITVSRILPVSDDGLLAYGEAAVDDPDDLVALTDTIPDWNDVDVIRETEDAVHFELHATDLPAVSTVAALGGSVERVRFDATDVELTVHLPVDAEVRDVVDRIRDDYPHTAVHRQVTKTDDSAERLARVWSEELTDRQRAALEAAYFAGFFEWPRASSGEEVAASLDISGPTFSEHLRNAQRKLFGGVLRT; translated from the coding sequence ATGACGGGCGAGCGACCGCGGATGCTGCTCATCGAGGACAACCCCGGAGACGCCCGGTACATCCGCGAACTCCTCCGGGAAGCGATGGCGTTCACCGAGCGGTCGTTCGACCTCGCCGCGGGCGAACACACGACCGGCACGCCCCCGGGAGCGGACGCGGAAGCGGAGTCGGACAGGGTGTCGGACGCGGACGCCACGGCGGCGAACTCGTCGACGTACGTCGAGGGCGAGCGCCGCGGCGACCAGCTCCCGCTCGTCCACGAGACCCGCCTCGACGACGGCCTCGACCGCCTCGACGCCGAACCACCGGACGTGGTGCTCCTCGACCTCGACCTCCCCGACAGCACGGGGCTCGACACGCTCCGGGCGGTCACCGACCGCGACGAACTCGTCCCCGTCGTCGTGCTCACCGGGCTGCGCGACCGCGAAGTCGGCATCGACGCGCTCCGCGAAGGCGCAGGGGAGTACCTCGTCAAGGACGAGATCAACGCCGACCTCCTCATCCGCTCGGTCTCCCACGCCATCGAGCGGAAAGCGCACGAGCGCGAACAGCGCCGCTACCGTACGCTCATCAAGGAGTCGACGGACGCGAACGCCATCCTCGCTCCCGACGGCCGAATCAAATACATCACGCCGTCGGCCGAACGCGTCCTCGGCTACAGCCCGGACACCCTCGTCGGCGAGAACGCCCTCGACTACATCCACCCCGACGACCACCAGACGGTCAGGGGGGAGTTCGGCGCGCTCGCCGACACCGACCGCGGGGAGACCGAGTTCGAGTTCCGCTTCCGGCACGCCGACGGCTCCTGGATCTACCTGGGGTCGCGAGCCCGGAACCTCCTCGGCGAACCCGCCATCGACGGCCTCGTCGTCTACACGCACGACGTGACTGAGCGACGAGAACGCACCCGCCGCCTCGAACAGCAACGCCAGCGCCTCGCCGCGCTCAACGAGCTGAACGACGTCGTCCACAGCGTCACCACGGCCGTCGTCGAACGCTCGACGCGCGACGAAATCGAGCAGACCGCCTGCGACCGGCTCGTCGCCGCGGACTCCTACGACTTCGCCTGGGTCTGCGAACGCGACAGCCGCGACGGCGGACTCACCGTTCGCGCCACCACCGACGACACCGTCCGCACCGACACCGTCGACCTCGACACCGACCATCCGGACGCCGACCACTCGGACGCCGACCACTCGGACGGCGAACATCCTATCGAGCGAGCGTTCCGGACTGGAGCCATCCAGACCGCCCACGGTGCGGTCGCCGACCCGCGACCCGATTTGTCTGCCGACGCCACGCCGTTCCAGTCGGCCGCCGCGCTCCCCCTCGTCCACGAAGACACGGTCTTCGCGGTGCTCTCCGTCCACACCGCGCGCGGCGACGCCTTCGAGCGCGAAGAACGCGACGTCGTCGCCCACCTCGGCGAGACGGTCGGGCACGCCATCGCCGCCGCCGACCGAAAACGCGCCCTGCTCGGCGACAGCCTCGTCGAACTCGACCTCCGCCTCGACGAACCCGCTACTGCTGACGCCGGGATTACGGACACCATCACCGTCTCCCGCATCCTCCCCGTCTCCGACGACGGGCTCCTCGCCTACGGCGAAGCCGCCGTCGACGACCCGGACGACCTCGTCGCGCTCACCGACACGATTCCCGACTGGAACGACGTCGACGTCATTCGCGAGACCGAAGACGCCGTCCACTTCGAACTGCACGCCACCGACCTCCCCGCCGTCTCCACCGTCGCCGCGCTCGGCGGCTCCGTCGAACGCGTCCGCTTCGACGCGACCGACGTCGAACTCACCGTCCACCTCCCCGTGGACGCCGAGGTCCGAGACGTCGTCGACCGAATCCGCGACGACTACCCGCACACCGCCGTCCACCGGCAGGTGACCAAGACCGACGACTCCGCGGAGCGACTCGCTCGCGTCTGGTCCGAGGAGCTGACCGACCGCCAGCGCGCCGCCCTCGAAGCCGCGTACTTCGCGGGGTTCTTCGAGTGGCCGCGCGCATCGAGCGGTGAGGAAGTCGCCGCCTCGCTCGACATCTCCGGTCCGACCTTCTCCGAACACCTCCGGAACGCACAGCGCAAACTCTTCGGCGGCGTCCTCCGCACCTGA
- a CDS encoding CPBP family intramembrane glutamic endopeptidase — translation MQTAVRARFEHPIRELLELVGFAVVLAGGLLVAARLIDRRPAADYGLSVDRDWCKTAAIGSVIAISVNAGALVVSVYAGWASVTGFAETPGGTPFAPAVVITFGLIAVAAIWEEFIFRATMLKNLAEGGAGYVGEKPAILLAVLISTLVFAILHGGKVTHVSQYGYYVTAGLVLGTAYALTGELALPMGFHVFYNFSQGLLGLGVSQTTPELVALALTGPDKWVGEEGLVHVVFAILGGLLLLAYIRWRDGELQMSERVTRWTPISI, via the coding sequence ATGCAGACGGCGGTTCGAGCGCGGTTCGAGCATCCAATTCGCGAGCTCCTCGAGCTGGTCGGCTTCGCAGTTGTTCTCGCTGGGGGGCTTCTCGTCGCGGCGAGGCTCATCGACCGACGTCCCGCCGCCGACTACGGTCTCTCGGTCGATCGCGACTGGTGCAAGACCGCCGCTATTGGGAGCGTGATAGCGATCTCAGTCAACGCCGGGGCTCTCGTCGTGTCGGTTTACGCCGGCTGGGCATCCGTGACGGGGTTCGCTGAAACCCCCGGTGGCACCCCGTTCGCTCCGGCAGTGGTCATCACGTTCGGGTTGATCGCTGTCGCGGCAATATGGGAAGAGTTCATCTTCCGAGCGACGATGTTGAAGAATCTCGCGGAAGGCGGTGCGGGATACGTGGGAGAGAAGCCGGCTATTCTTCTGGCCGTCCTCATCAGCACGCTCGTCTTCGCGATACTACACGGCGGGAAGGTAACTCACGTCAGTCAGTACGGCTATTACGTGACAGCTGGCTTGGTGCTCGGAACGGCGTACGCGCTCACCGGCGAGCTCGCACTTCCCATGGGATTTCACGTGTTCTATAATTTCTCACAGGGCCTCCTCGGGCTTGGAGTCTCTCAAACCACACCCGAACTCGTCGCGCTTGCTCTCACCGGCCCGGATAAATGGGTCGGCGAAGAGGGACTCGTCCATGTCGTCTTCGCCATCCTTGGCGGTCTCTTACTGCTCGCGTATATCCGCTGGCGGGACGGAGAGTTACAAATGAGCGAACGCGTGACCCGGTGGACGCCGATTTCAATATAA
- a CDS encoding ArsR/SmtB family transcription factor, with the protein MDEDADELLALLDDEYARAILAELTTEPMSVSELCTACEMSDPTAYRRLNRLEAVNLVTEEQVLDPDGHHYKRYQATIEELSVRFEDGEYVVSVTRTSTDPSDRFTDLFEGLS; encoded by the coding sequence ATGGACGAGGATGCGGACGAACTCCTCGCGCTGCTCGACGACGAGTACGCGCGGGCCATCCTCGCCGAACTCACCACCGAACCGATGTCCGTCTCCGAACTCTGCACGGCCTGCGAGATGTCCGACCCCACAGCCTACCGGCGCCTCAACCGACTGGAGGCGGTTAACCTTGTAACTGAAGAGCAAGTCCTCGACCCGGACGGCCACCACTACAAGCGCTATCAGGCCACAATTGAAGAGCTGTCCGTCCGCTTCGAGGACGGCGAGTACGTCGTATCGGTCACCCGGACCAGTACAGATCCGTCCGATCGGTTCACGGATCTCTTCGAGGGGCTGTCCTGA
- a CDS encoding AIM24 family protein, with protein MNTEQFTSEHQTTRSDEPFQLENSYTLDVAVDGTVLAKAGSMIAFTGDLSFTGQASAEGGITGFVKQAATGEGTPVMEVEGSGHVYLSDQKKKVQLLELEAGESITVNGEDVLAFDESISYEISSIDSLAGAFAGGFTNVYLEGPGYAAITTHADPIVLEPPVSTDPSATVAWSDTTPNVSTNASLSDMIGQESGERFQMSFTGDTGYVVVQPYEEHANEP; from the coding sequence ATGAACACCGAGCAATTCACCAGTGAGCACCAGACGACGCGGAGCGACGAACCGTTCCAGCTGGAGAACAGCTACACGCTCGACGTCGCCGTCGACGGAACCGTTCTCGCGAAGGCGGGGTCGATGATCGCGTTCACGGGTGACCTTTCCTTCACGGGCCAGGCGTCCGCCGAAGGAGGAATTACGGGGTTCGTGAAGCAAGCCGCGACGGGCGAGGGAACACCGGTGATGGAAGTCGAAGGCAGCGGACACGTCTACCTCTCGGACCAGAAGAAGAAGGTCCAGCTTCTCGAACTTGAGGCTGGGGAGTCGATCACGGTCAACGGCGAGGACGTTCTCGCGTTCGACGAGAGCATCTCCTACGAGATATCGTCGATAGACTCTCTCGCCGGCGCGTTCGCGGGCGGGTTCACGAACGTCTATCTCGAAGGACCGGGCTACGCCGCGATTACGACGCACGCCGACCCAATCGTCCTCGAACCACCGGTCTCAACGGATCCGAGCGCGACGGTCGCGTGGAGCGACACGACGCCGAACGTGAGCACGAACGCGAGCCTCTCGGACATGATCGGCCAAGAGTCCGGCGAGCGCTTCCAGATGTCCTTCACCGGAGACACCGGCTACGTCGTCGTCCAACCCTACGAGGAACACGCGAACGAGCCGTGA
- a CDS encoding DUF7521 family protein gives MSIPLALSTAATALRPDTVAWIALAVTAVVGLFVALLAYRGYRRNDTRQMLFLAVGIGLVTTGVFVAAAILDQLGFGTSLVLLVRGLVTVLGLCTILYALVSDR, from the coding sequence GTGAGCATACCCCTCGCTCTCTCGACCGCCGCAACGGCGCTGCGGCCGGACACCGTCGCGTGGATTGCGCTGGCCGTGACCGCTGTCGTCGGGCTCTTCGTCGCGCTCCTCGCCTATCGCGGCTACCGGCGGAACGATACGAGACAAATGCTCTTCCTGGCAGTCGGAATCGGCCTCGTGACCACCGGCGTCTTCGTTGCGGCCGCAATACTCGACCAACTCGGGTTCGGGACATCTCTCGTACTGCTCGTGCGCGGTCTCGTCACGGTTTTGGGCCTCTGCACGATCCTCTACGCACTGGTTTCCGACCGATGA